One segment of Xiphias gladius isolate SHS-SW01 ecotype Sanya breed wild chromosome 1, ASM1685928v1, whole genome shotgun sequence DNA contains the following:
- the wdr76 gene encoding WD repeat-containing protein 76, whose product MSTRGIKREAVVKAQPSERTPVNFEEAVRRSSRKALVPKRILYSPEDSTAEPPKRKRQTKTHDDKNAQNKALDLKEEEDAETSDVELAISAYGGLSAYELERLENIRQNQAFLSSINLFQASEELKQLTRPKASQRGLMRSQASAKEVLPARKSLRLQNKEAEVLTLPPEPRGTLIYEQSTPAKKPPGPMPMAPVNMEEGSKLPSQLLKLCSEESTEERKVELDLKEYRSTLKNMRITEERVAKVVKDRIFSAAFHPCTSTLLMAAGDKWGKVGLWKLGGDWGDDGVLLFEPHTRPVGCMAFSRAHATHLLSLSYDGSLRCMDVEKAVFDDVYDIDDGLKTFDFMSHDCLTLVVGNWYGEVAIVDRRTPGNTHESLHSLDPKTLRCVSVHPLQKQYFAVAESRVVNIYDSRYLKTKSKAVSQLHGHSLSISSAHFSPCTGNRVLTSCMDNHIRIYDTSAMTTKSPLLTSIRHDMQTGRWLSKLSAVWDPKQEDCFVVGSMLKPRRVQVFHESGQPQHSFMDDENLNTVLSVTAFHPTRNALLGGNASGRLHVFSG is encoded by the exons AACCATCT GAAAGGACCCCTGTGAATTTCGAGGAAGCGGTTCGACGATCATCTCGAAAGGCCTTGGTACCTAAACGCATTCTATACTCTCCTGAGGACAGCACAGCTGAACCGCCCAAGAGGAAACGG CAAACAAAAACGCACGATGACAAAAACGCCCAGAATAAGGCACTGGacctgaaggaggaggaggatgcagaAACAAGTGATGTGGAGCTTGCAATT AGTGCATATGGAGGACTTTCGGCATATGAACTGGAGCGACTGGAGAACATCCGACAGAACCAGGCGTTCCTGTCGTCCATCAACCTATTCCAG gCCAGCGAGGAGCTCAAGCAGTTGACACGGCCAAAGGCATCGCAGAGGGGTCTCATGAG GTCACAGGCTTCTGCAAAAGAAGTGTTGCCCGCTCGCAAATCCCTTCGTCTCCAAAATAAAGAGGCAGAGGTCTTGACACTTCCCCCTGAGCCCAGGGGGACGCTGATCTATGAACAG TCTACGCCAGCCAAGAAGCCTCCTGGCCCTATGCCCATGGCTCCAGTCAACATGGAAGAGGGAAGCAAGCTACCTTCACAACTTCTTAAGCTCTGCTCTGAG gaatcaacagaagaaagaaaggtgGAGCTTGATCTGAAAGA GTACAGATCCACCCTTAAGAACATGAGGATAACTGAGGAAAGAGTGGCCAAAGTAGTGAAGGATCGCatcttctctgctgcttttcacCCCTGCACCAGCACCCTTCTGATGGCTGCAGGAGACAAGTGGGGGAAAGTTGGCCTCTGGAAGTTG GGTGGCGATTGGGGGGATGATGGTGTGCTGCTTTTTGAGCCTCACACTCGTCCAGTGGGCTGCATGGCGTTCTCCAGAGCTCATGCCACCCACCTGCTGAGTCTCAGCTATGATGGATCTCTGCGCTGCATGGATGTAGAGAAGGCTGTATTTGATGAT GTGTATGATATTGACGACGGCCTGAAAACCTTTGACTTTATGTCACATGACTGTTTGACACTAGTCGTTGGGAACTGGTATGGAGAAGTTGCCATCGTCGACAGGCGCACCCCAGG AAACACTCACGAATCCCTCCACTCATTGGACCCAAAGACTCTACGTTGTGTTAGCGTCCACCCTTTACAGAAGCAGTATTTTGCTGTGGCAGAAAGCAG GGTAGTGAATATTTACGACAGCAGATACTTGAAGACCAAAAGCAAGGCAGTCTCCCAGCTGCATGGCCACTCTTTAAGCATATCGAGCGCTCATTTCTCCCCTTGCACGGGGAACAGAGTTCTCACTTCCTGTATGGATAACCACATAAG gATATATGACACATCTGCAATGACTACAAAATCTCCCTTGCTGACAAGCATCAG ACATGACATGCAAACAGGCCGCTGGCTGAGTAAACTGTCAGCAGTGTGGGACCCCAAACAGGAAGACTGCTTTGTGGTGGGAAGCATGTTGAAGCCTCGGAGGGTACAGGTTTTCCACGAAAGTGGCCAGCCCCAGCACTCCTTCATGGATGACGAGAACCTTAACACAGTGCTGTCCGTCACTGCTTTCCACCCCACAAGAAACGCCTTACTGGGGGGCAATGCGTCAGGGCGTCTGCATGTCTTCTCTGGCTAA
- the LOC120805329 gene encoding FERM domain-containing protein 5-like isoform X2: MRATTIEKMLSRLMSSSIRSLDRECNCTVRLLDDSEYTCTIQRDAKGQYLFDLICHHLNLLEKDYFGIRYVDPDKQRHWLEFTKSIAKQMKSQPPFTMCLRVKFYPPDPAALKEEITRYLVFLQVKRDLYHGRLLCKTSDAALLAAYILQAEIGDYDPGKHPEGYSSKFQFFPKHSEKLERRIAEIHKTELIGQTPETSELNFLQKAQMLETYGVDPHPCKDVSGNPAFLAFTPFGFTVLQGNRRVHFLKWEEVTKLKFEAKTFHIYANQKEDKKIILTYFAPTPEACKHLWKCGVENQAFYKLEKSSQVRTVSSSNLFFKGSRFRYSGKVAKEVMEQSAKIKRDPPEIHRAGMVPSRSCPSITHGPRLTSVPRTRRRAVHISIMEGLESLRDSAHSTPVRSVSHGDSFMPSRGQMVDGSEASTSAIISDEAYSPSDSVLPTPVAEHGMEMPLARHLNGSPCSIDEEKESEAGTSKEGQAAEFRPGRRALRMVRSRPSPPSDVEELNKFVLSVLRLFLVTIGLLFALLLLLIMLTESDLDIAFLRDIRKTPEFQQFHFEYFCPLRRWFACKLRWMGGFLISK, encoded by the exons CGGGATGCCAAGGGACAGTACCTGTTTGACCTCATTTGCCACCATCTCAACCTGCTGGAGAAAGACTACTTTGGCATTAGATATGTTGACCCAGACAAGCAGAGG cACTGGTTGGAGTTTACAAAGTCTATTgccaaacaaatgaaat CCCAGCCTCCGTTCACTATGTGTTTGCGTGTCAAGTTTTACCCGCCTGACCCTGCTGCCCTGAAAGAGGAAATCACCAG ATATCTCGTCTTCCTGCAGGTTAAGAGGGATCTCTACCATGGTCGCCTCCTGTGCAAGACATCAGATGCTGCTCTGTTGGCTGCCTACATATTACAAG CTGAAATTGGTGACTACGACCCTGGGAAACACCCAGAGGGCTACAGCTCCAAGTTCCAGTTCTTCCCCAAGCACTCAGAGAAGCTGGAGCGGCGGATTGCTGAGATCCACAAGACTGAGCTGAT AGGTCAGACTCCTGAAACGTCAGAACTCAACTTCCTTCAGAAGGCTCAGATGCTGGAGACATATGGAGTGGACCCTCATCCATGCAAG GATGTGTCTGGCAACCCAGCTTTTCTGGCTTTCACTCCTTTTGGATTCACTGTGCTGCAAGGAAACAGGAGGGTCCATTTCCTCAAATG GGAGGAGGTGACCAAACTCAAGTTTGAAGCAAAGACATTCCATATATATGCAAATCAGAAGGAG GATAAGAAAATCATACTGACCTACTTTGCACCTACACCTGAGGCCTGTAAGCATCTGTGGAAGTGTGGAGTCGAGAATCAGGCCTTCTACAA GTTGGAGAAGTCGAGTCAAGTGCGCACTGTGTCCAGTAGTAATCTCTTCTTCAAGGGTAGTCGCTTTAGATACAG TGGAAAGGTTGCAAAGGAAGTAATGGAACAAAGTGCCAAAATTAAGAGAGACCCCCCTGAGATTCACAG GGCTGGCATGGTGCCAAGTAGGAGCTGTCCATCCATCACCCACGGCCCTCGTTTGACCAGCGTCCCTAGGACCCGACGAAGAGCTGTGCACATCTCCATCATGGAAg GTCTGGAGTCCCTTCGAGACAGCGCCCACTCCACGCCTGTGCGTTCTGTCTCCCATGGCGACTCCTTCATGCCTTCCCGGGGCCAGATGGTGGACGGCAGCGAGGCAAGTACATCAGCAATCATCTCCGATGAGGCCTACAGCCCATCAGATAGTGTGCTGCCTACACCCGTGGCCGAACATGGCATGGAGATGCCTTTGGCTCGCCATCTCAATGGCTCTCCCTGCAGCATCGATGAGGAGAAGGAGTCAGAGGCAGGGACGTCGAAGGAAGGGCAGGCGGCAGAGTTCAGGCCCGGCAGGAGAGCTCTGCGCATGGTTAGGAGCAGGCCGTCACCACCGAGCGATGTAGAGGAGCTGAACAAGTTCGTCCTGAGCGTGTTACGTCTGTTCCTGGTTACTATCGGACTGCTGTTcgccctgctgctgctcctcatcATGCTGACAGAGTCAGACCTGGACATTGCCTTCCTGAGAGACATCCGCAAGACACCCGAATTCCAGCAGTTCCACTTTGAATACTTCTGCCCTCTGCGGCGCTGGTTCGCCTGTAAGTTACGATGGATGGGAGGTTTCCTCATCAGCAAGTGA
- the LOC120805329 gene encoding FERM domain-containing protein 5-like isoform X1: MLSRLMSSSIRSLDRECNCTVRLLDDSEYTCTIQHWLEFTKSIAKQMKSQPPFTMCLRVKFYPPDPAALKEEITRYLVFLQVKRDLYHGRLLCKTSDAALLAAYILQAEIGDYDPGKHPEGYSSKFQFFPKHSEKLERRIAEIHKTELIGQTPETSELNFLQKAQMLETYGVDPHPCKDVSGNPAFLAFTPFGFTVLQGNRRVHFLKWEEVTKLKFEAKTFHIYANQKEDKKIILTYFAPTPEACKHLWKCGVENQAFYKLEKSSQVRTVSSSNLFFKGSRFRYSGKVAKEVMEQSAKIKRDPPEIHRAGMVPSRSCPSITHGPRLTSVPRTRRRAVHISIMEGLESLRDSAHSTPVRSVSHGDSFMPSRGQMVDGSEASTSAIISDEAYSPSDSVLPTPVAEHGMEMPLARHLNGSPCSIDEEKESEAGTSKEGQAAEFRPGRRALRMVRSRPSPPSDVEELNKFVLSVLRLFLVTIGLLFALLLLLIMLTESDLDIAFLRDIRKTPEFQQFHFEYFCPLRRWFACKLRWMGGFLISK; this comes from the exons cACTGGTTGGAGTTTACAAAGTCTATTgccaaacaaatgaaat CCCAGCCTCCGTTCACTATGTGTTTGCGTGTCAAGTTTTACCCGCCTGACCCTGCTGCCCTGAAAGAGGAAATCACCAG ATATCTCGTCTTCCTGCAGGTTAAGAGGGATCTCTACCATGGTCGCCTCCTGTGCAAGACATCAGATGCTGCTCTGTTGGCTGCCTACATATTACAAG CTGAAATTGGTGACTACGACCCTGGGAAACACCCAGAGGGCTACAGCTCCAAGTTCCAGTTCTTCCCCAAGCACTCAGAGAAGCTGGAGCGGCGGATTGCTGAGATCCACAAGACTGAGCTGAT AGGTCAGACTCCTGAAACGTCAGAACTCAACTTCCTTCAGAAGGCTCAGATGCTGGAGACATATGGAGTGGACCCTCATCCATGCAAG GATGTGTCTGGCAACCCAGCTTTTCTGGCTTTCACTCCTTTTGGATTCACTGTGCTGCAAGGAAACAGGAGGGTCCATTTCCTCAAATG GGAGGAGGTGACCAAACTCAAGTTTGAAGCAAAGACATTCCATATATATGCAAATCAGAAGGAG GATAAGAAAATCATACTGACCTACTTTGCACCTACACCTGAGGCCTGTAAGCATCTGTGGAAGTGTGGAGTCGAGAATCAGGCCTTCTACAA GTTGGAGAAGTCGAGTCAAGTGCGCACTGTGTCCAGTAGTAATCTCTTCTTCAAGGGTAGTCGCTTTAGATACAG TGGAAAGGTTGCAAAGGAAGTAATGGAACAAAGTGCCAAAATTAAGAGAGACCCCCCTGAGATTCACAG GGCTGGCATGGTGCCAAGTAGGAGCTGTCCATCCATCACCCACGGCCCTCGTTTGACCAGCGTCCCTAGGACCCGACGAAGAGCTGTGCACATCTCCATCATGGAAg GTCTGGAGTCCCTTCGAGACAGCGCCCACTCCACGCCTGTGCGTTCTGTCTCCCATGGCGACTCCTTCATGCCTTCCCGGGGCCAGATGGTGGACGGCAGCGAGGCAAGTACATCAGCAATCATCTCCGATGAGGCCTACAGCCCATCAGATAGTGTGCTGCCTACACCCGTGGCCGAACATGGCATGGAGATGCCTTTGGCTCGCCATCTCAATGGCTCTCCCTGCAGCATCGATGAGGAGAAGGAGTCAGAGGCAGGGACGTCGAAGGAAGGGCAGGCGGCAGAGTTCAGGCCCGGCAGGAGAGCTCTGCGCATGGTTAGGAGCAGGCCGTCACCACCGAGCGATGTAGAGGAGCTGAACAAGTTCGTCCTGAGCGTGTTACGTCTGTTCCTGGTTACTATCGGACTGCTGTTcgccctgctgctgctcctcatcATGCTGACAGAGTCAGACCTGGACATTGCCTTCCTGAGAGACATCCGCAAGACACCCGAATTCCAGCAGTTCCACTTTGAATACTTCTGCCCTCTGCGGCGCTGGTTCGCCTGTAAGTTACGATGGATGGGAGGTTTCCTCATCAGCAAGTGA